The Mycobacterium riyadhense sequence GTCGGTCCTGCTCGGCGCGGACGAGATCGGCACCATTTTGGGCGACCCGAACATGGAATCCTCAGGACGCGGCGATCAGCTGCGCGCGCAGCAGGGAACGCTGTCAAACCCCGACTGTCTGGGGACTTTCGAGCCGCTCGAGGAGAGCCTGTATCGGCCCTACGGGCCCACCTCGGTGCGCAGCGAGGTGCTCAAGACGGCGGGAAGCGACGCGGGTCACCGGGTGGTCGAAGCCGCGGCGATCTTCCCGTCGGCCGAGAAGGCTCGTGCGTTCGTCGAGGCGTCGGCGGAAAAATGGCGGGCGTGCGCCAACCAGACCGTCAGGTTCAGCAGCTCGGGCAAAGCGGCCGAGTGGAACGTCGGGGAGGTAACCGGGGGCGCACCGACGATCACGCAAGTGCGCACACTGGCCGATGGCAGCGGCCGGACCTGCCAGCATGCGCTGAGCGCGGTGGATGATGTCGTCATTGACGTCCAGGCCTGCGGGCCGGATATCACCGACGGAGCCGGCAAGATTGCCGAGCAGATGGGCAACAAGGCCAAGAAGTAGCCGCCGTCGGTCGTGCAGACATGGAACGGCCCAGCGTGGCTGCAGTCTCAGCGATCGCTGACGATGGCGGCGTCCACCAGTTCGGCGAACGCCGCGGCGATCGGGGCAGGCGGCAATCGCCGGCCGTCAAGCGTATGCACGCGGGCAGCTAGGGTCATGCTCGAGATCAACCAGATTCCCTGGGCCTCAAGGAGATCCGCGATCCGTAGCGCTCGGTAGTCGCAGTCGTAGCCCTTGGCGCGGGCGACCTCGAACAGCGCCTGTTGTGTGGTGCCCCGCAGAATCGGGTACCACGGCGGCGGGGTCAGTAGGCAGGGGTTGCCGCCCGCCCGGTCGTCGCTGTCGGTGGCGATCACCACCGTCGAACGTGGGCCTTCCAGTATGTAGCCGTCCGAGCTGACGAAAATCACGTCGCCGGCGCCCCGTCGGGCGGCGTGGCGCAGCACGGCCATGTTCACCGCGTAGGACAGTGTCTTGGCGCCGGCCATCAACCAGGGCATCGAGTCGACCCCGACGGCCGGCAACCCGCGATTCAGCGTGATCGCCGATATGCCATCGCGCCGGACGGTAGCCACCCGCTCGGGGACCGGGCTGACCATCACGTACGCCGTCGGCGCCGAACCGCTCTCGCGGCCGCGGCTGTAGATCAGTCGCATCGCACCTTCGTCATTGGTACCCCTTACCCAGCGCCGTGCGGCCACGTCGATCGCGTGCCGCCAGCTTCGGAGGTCCGGTTCCGGCAGATCCATCAGTTTGGCTGATTGAGTCAGCCGCTGCAGGTGCGGCTCCACCAGGCAGGCGGCGCCGTCGCGCACCAGCAGCGTCTCGAAGACACCATCGCCGCGCACCGCGGCCAGGTCGTCGGCGTACAGCAAAGGCGTTCCCGACTCGAGGATGTCGCCGTCGAGCGTGACCACCACACCAGCCATGAATGACGAGCCTAATGGCCGGCCGTGACCGCCGGACGTGGTGCGCAGCTCCGTAGAGTTGTTGTGTGACCCCCGCCGGCGACGATATGGCGCGCAGCGACAAAATCGGTGAGGAGAAGCGGCGCAAATGACAGCAGTTCCTGCCCCGAATCCCGGACCCGACGCGGGTGCGATCTGGCATTACGGCGATCCCCTGGGCGAGCAACGGGCGGCAGACACCGATGTCGTGCTGGTGGACCGCTCGCATCGAGCCGTACTCACGCTGACCGGTAGCGACCGGCAGACCTGGCTGCACAGCATCTCCACACAACACGTCAGCGCACTGCCGGACGGCGCCAGCACACAGAATCTCAGTCTCGACGGCCAGGGCCGAGTCGAGGACCACTGGGTACAGACCGAGCTAGGGGGCACCACCTATCTCGATACCGAGCCGTGGCGGGGTGAACCGCTGCTGGACTACCTCCGCAAGATGGTGTTCTGGTCCGACGTCACCCCAGGCAGCGCGGACATTGCGGTGCTGTCGCTCCTGGGCCCGCGGTTGGCGGACCGGCCCCTGCTTGACGCACTGGGCTTGGCTGCACTGCCCACGGAGACGACGGCCGTGCCACTGGATGGTGGTTTTGTGCGCCGGATGCCGGGCTCGCCTGCCGGCCAAATAGAACTGGACTTGCTGGTGTCCCGCAAAGAGTCGACCGACTGGCAGCAACGGCTGACGCGGGCAGGCGCGCGGCCGGCCGGTGTGTGGACCTACGAAGCGCACCGGGTATCGGCCCTGCGGCCGCGACTGGGCGTGGACACCGACGAACGCACCATTCCCCACGAAGTGGGTTGGATCGGCGGTCCGGGTGAAGGCGCCGTCCATCTCGACAAGGGTTGCTATCGCGGGCAGGAGACCGTCGCCCGGGTGCACAATCTTGGCAGGCCGCCCCGAATGCTGGTGTTGCTGCATCTCGATGGGTCCGCCGATCGGCCGTCCACCGGTGACGCGGTCCTGGCCGGCGGTCGCACAGTCGGACGGCTGGGAACGGTGGTCGAGCACATCGACCTGGGTCCGGTGGCATTGGCCCTGGTCAAGAGGGGCTTGCCGGCGGACACCGCGTTGGTGACGGGTCCGGAAGCCGACGTCGCCGCGGTGATCGACATCGAGTCGGTGCCACCCGCCGACGACGTGGGCGCCGGACGGCTGGCCGTCGAGCGGTTGCGCGGACAAACCCGATAGCGTCCACACGGCAGGCAGGCCGCACCCACGCCCACCCACAAGGCACGGTAAACTAGCGACAGGACAATAACGACACTAAGAGATCGGAGCCGCCTCCTCGTAGGCCGCTCCGTTATTTCGCGAGGGGGTTCCCCCATGGGCCGCGGCCGGGCTAAGGCAAAGCAGACCAAGGTTGCTCGAGAACTGAAATACAGCTCCCCCCAGACCGACTTCCAGCGGCTTCAACGCGAGCTGTCAGGGACGAGCACCGACGAATCAGACCGGGTGGACGGCGACAACCCCGACGATGCTTGGTACGACGAGGACGACTGGCGCCGTTAGAACTGTTTGCCCACTTTAGGGCCGGTTCTTAGAATCTCGGGTGCTGCCCGACCAGCTTGGCCCGCGGGCCTGCCTTTCCGCCCTTGCAAACGGTCCCCAGAACCCAGCAGTTCAGGTGCCGCGCGGTCAGTATCGCCAAGGCGCGGTCGGTGTCTTCGGGGGCGACCACAGCGATCATGCCGACGCCCATATTGAACGTCTTTTCCATCTCGGCCCGCGTGACCCGGCCACGCTGCGCAATCATGGCGAACACCGGGGCGGGTGTCCAGGTGCCGCGGTCTACCTCGGCGACCAGCCCGTGCGGGATGACACGCTCCAAGTTGCCGGCCAGCCCACCGCCGGTGACGTGACAAAACGTACGGACATGCGTCTCGGCGGCCAGCGCCAAACAGTCCTTCGCGTAGATCCTGGTGGGCTCCAGTAGTTCTTCGCCCAGGGTGCGACCGAACTCCTCCACGTATCCAGCCAGGTTCATCCGGTCGATCTCCAGCAGAACCGCGCGGGCCAGCGAGTAGCCGTTGGAATGGAGACCGGACGACCCCATCGCGAGGATGACGTCACCGGGCTTGACGCGGTCGGGCCCGAGGATGTTGTCGGCCTCGACCACGCCGACGCCGGTGGCCGAGAGGTCGTAATGGTCCGGTTCCATCAAGCCAGGGTGTTCAGCGGTCTCGCCGCCCAGCAATGCGCAGCCGGCGCGCACGCAGCCCTCGGCGATGCCGCTGACGATCGCGCTTAGTCGCTCGGGCACCGTTCGGCCGACGGCGATGTAGTCCTGTAAGAACAGCGGCTCGGCGCCGCAAACCACCAGATCATCGACCACCATAGCGACCAGGTCGAGGCCGACGGTGTCATGCTTGTCCATCGCTTGCGCCACCGCGAGCTTCGTGCCAACACCGTCAGTGGAGGCTGCCAGCACGGGTTCGCGGTAGCCACCGCGCAGGGCGAACAATCCGGCGAATCCGCCTAGCCCGCCGCGCACCTCAGGTCTGGTGGCCTTGGTGGCTAGCGGCTTGAACAACTCGACAGCGCGGTCACCGGCTTCGATATCCACCCCGGCAGAGGCGTAGGTGATGCCCTGGTTGCTCGAACTTCGTCCGGAGGTTTCAGAGCTATCTAGGGGTTCCATCATCGCGATAAAGGCTACCGGGCCGCGCGCACCGCCGGTATCAGCAGCCGCTGCAGTCATACCGACCGCTTACGGCAGCCGTTCGTCAGTGCCGAACTGGGACTTCATCGGCAGCCAGATCACCCAGCGCGGCGCCGCGAGCCGCATTAGCGAGCATGTGCTCGATGACGTTCTTGCCCAGTGCGGTCTCGCCGGGCAGCTCGATCGGGTACGCGCCGTCGAAGCAGGCCGTGCATAACCGTGAGGCGGGTTGCTCGGTCGC is a genomic window containing:
- a CDS encoding YgfZ/GcvT domain-containing protein, which translates into the protein MTAVPAPNPGPDAGAIWHYGDPLGEQRAADTDVVLVDRSHRAVLTLTGSDRQTWLHSISTQHVSALPDGASTQNLSLDGQGRVEDHWVQTELGGTTYLDTEPWRGEPLLDYLRKMVFWSDVTPGSADIAVLSLLGPRLADRPLLDALGLAALPTETTAVPLDGGFVRRMPGSPAGQIELDLLVSRKESTDWQQRLTRAGARPAGVWTYEAHRVSALRPRLGVDTDERTIPHEVGWIGGPGEGAVHLDKGCYRGQETVARVHNLGRPPRMLVLLHLDGSADRPSTGDAVLAGGRTVGRLGTVVEHIDLGPVALALVKRGLPADTALVTGPEADVAAVIDIESVPPADDVGAGRLAVERLRGQTR
- a CDS encoding DUF3073 domain-containing protein; translation: MGRGRAKAKQTKVARELKYSSPQTDFQRLQRELSGTSTDESDRVDGDNPDDAWYDEDDWRR
- a CDS encoding aminodeoxychorismate lyase, which gives rise to MVVTLDGDILESGTPLLYADDLAAVRGDGVFETLLVRDGAACLVEPHLQRLTQSAKLMDLPEPDLRSWRHAIDVAARRWVRGTNDEGAMRLIYSRGRESGSAPTAYVMVSPVPERVATVRRDGISAITLNRGLPAVGVDSMPWLMAGAKTLSYAVNMAVLRHAARRGAGDVIFVSSDGYILEGPRSTVVIATDSDDRAGGNPCLLTPPPWYPILRGTTQQALFEVARAKGYDCDYRALRIADLLEAQGIWLISSMTLAARVHTLDGRRLPPAPIAAAFAELVDAAIVSDR
- the purM gene encoding phosphoribosylformylglycinamidine cyclo-ligase; translated protein: MEPLDSSETSGRSSSNQGITYASAGVDIEAGDRAVELFKPLATKATRPEVRGGLGGFAGLFALRGGYREPVLAASTDGVGTKLAVAQAMDKHDTVGLDLVAMVVDDLVVCGAEPLFLQDYIAVGRTVPERLSAIVSGIAEGCVRAGCALLGGETAEHPGLMEPDHYDLSATGVGVVEADNILGPDRVKPGDVILAMGSSGLHSNGYSLARAVLLEIDRMNLAGYVEEFGRTLGEELLEPTRIYAKDCLALAAETHVRTFCHVTGGGLAGNLERVIPHGLVAEVDRGTWTPAPVFAMIAQRGRVTRAEMEKTFNMGVGMIAVVAPEDTDRALAILTARHLNCWVLGTVCKGGKAGPRAKLVGQHPRF